The window GGGCCGATGTGCGCCTGGGCCCCACTACAGCCACCAATTTCCGCTAGAATATATGCGAAAGGTTTTCGCATGGGCTTTAGGTGTAACTTGGTCAACTCGCCCTTGCCCTTTCTGGGTAAATCGAAGGACATAGTTTTTGTGCTCCAATCAGCTAGCAAGGGAGATCTGCATCGGGATTTATCACGTACCCGTAGCCCAGAAAAAAAGAACTCGATCGTCTTTTACGTAAATGAAACCTGCACGGTACGACAAatcttcattattcttctcccAGAAAAGCACTACTTCTGCAGCAGAATAACCGGAAGAAGCATCTGCAGCGACCGAACTGTCAACTGGTATCGATTCTTCTGTGGGAGAATCGGACGAAGAACCATCATCACTCCAATTCCAAGCCCTCATCTAGAGTAGATTCTTCCATAATAGAACTCAAAGAAAAACCAGCAGCAACCAAACCCTCAACTGGAATAGACCGCACAGAAAAAGGCAATGACCGATCAACTAGAATTATAGAATAATTCCCTGAGATATTGTCATATTACAATCACCCCTTTGCCATTAATAAGGTGTAAGCTCGGCTTGCGGAAGCACCATTAATAAGGTGTAAGCTTGGCTCGCAGAAAcaataaaatgtcaaaaatatccTCTCTTTAGATTGCTGCAATTAGAAATTTTTAATAGAATATTCATCAGACATCATTATTATGTTTATATCCCCCGATATCTAAAGAGcattaattaaaaaagaaaaacattaaTTAGTACTATAAAGAAGAAGTTGGAAGCGTTCTTGAATTATTATAATGATATCAAAGCTTGGCGAGGCTCTCTCGAAACTTGACATTGATCTCTCTGATTATCTCAAGGAATTCTTGCAGATGGGCTTTCTTTCTCTGCATCTTGCATGGGAAAGCATTCAGCTCGGAACCAGGAACTTTCAGATTCTAACTGCCATTGACGTTTGAGTTccactttaaaacaaagaaTAAAACATACTAGAAAATGGTGATCAGCAGCATACAATACTTCCAATCACTACTATTAAATTAGCCAGCTCTCCTTTTAGCATCAAGCAGTAGCTATAGCATGACCTGCATTAACGTGTTATTGTGGCATGACTAGGATAGAAAATATAGGGGAACCCAGAGGGCAAGTAGAAAGGTCAACTTCCAAATCTCTAATAGAATGAAGATATTAGGGCCTAGATTTTTGTATGTCCCGTATATTAATTTGATATGAAGATCATGAACGTGCTTAAACTAAAAAAGGTCGACGCTTTTTTATCCCTATAAAGTGATATCTAGGTTTAATTTGGAATAAACACTATAATCTTTTGTGATTAATTATTACCACCTTGTTCTGTTAATTATTATTAAAAAGTAATTAATTACATACAAAATAGTAACAAATGAGATGCCAAGTGTAAAGCAAAATGTTCTAAAATATTATGGGAAATTTTTTATGGATTTCAATTCAAGTATTACTGACGGAAAGAAAATATCATTACTATTTAATATGCTAAATAAGATAGGTCATGCATTTTGCACGCAACAATTGAATTATAATAAGCACTCTAGAAAATGTTGGGCTTCAAACAGCAGCATAACACGAGTGAAAAGAAATACAACTGCTTGGTTGGTATGATTAATTGattcaaaaattaataaaatttgagTCCGAGCAAAAATTTTTGCCATTCCTTCATCTGTAAATATCAAGTTTACAATAAAAACATTTAAGCTTACTTAAATTCGTCatcgaaaaaaaaagatattaagAACTAGCCAGGCCCATGTATCCATTGTATGCCATTTGTTTTGGGCTTTTTTGTTTGTTACCGTTGGCCAGTTTGTGCTTTGATTGGGCTTCGGCTTCTTTGGGTCTGATTCAAAAAAGCAAGCCTATTAAAGCGAGTTATCGCCCCATCCGCCCATCATCCATCTTCGGACCTCCCCGTCgtcctcttcctcttcttcttccgattcttctctctcctctttttatatttctcttatttttccgTCTTACTTTTTATACTACACGGATCTGTTCCTTCGCCCCTCAGTTTGTTAGCGGTAACGGTTACTCCTCTCTCTTTAtcctttttttgccttttttttaagGTATATTTTGAGCTTCAAATTCTGAgcactattattattattattatttttttctgtgAGGTCAAATGTAAGGAATTGAGATGATAAGGTATGGAGTAGTATATCGGGCTTTAAGTTACTGGTTTTTACTGTCTTAGTAGTAGCATTAATACAAATTgaagacttattttgtttttttcttactAATTTCTGTATGTTGGATCGTCCAttccttttttccatttttactATGGGTTGGAGGAGCAGGGAGGGTGGagttgaattgattgatgtggcTTTACTCTTTTTGATAATCAGTGAACTAGTAGTGAGTGTAATTTTGTACTTTACTTATTGTATTTATGTTAATACTTGATCAAGGTTTGAGCTGGCTTGctgtaaatttgaatttattttaaggTATATGCGCCATTTTGAGGTCTTAACTCTTAACTTAGTAGCCTAGACAAGTCATAGTTGAATGGGCAGTATATTACTTGTAATCCTTTTTATTTCGAGAAAGATTGAATGGACTACAGGATTACTGCTAAACCTTTTCTATTCctgagaaaagaagaaaaatgtctGGAAGAAAATGTCTTGACATGTAGGCTACACAATTGCTGATGTCATCTAGAGTTTGAGTCTCAGTCACGGGAAGAGAGGATTTTACGCTAGGAAAAAAAGTTGTCCAGTATCtcaatttctttcattttgtagTTGTGGCTCCATACTTCAGTTATATCAtctcttcctttccttgtttgCCTTTCGAAGATGGTTCTGTTATTTGTGGATTTAGCTCAAATAGCTGACATACTTGATGTACTTTTTTGGCTGTCCTTGTTTGGCGCTTTATACGTTAACTGTtgcagagtttttttttttttttttaaactactgTTTCAATCATTTTgtacttttttaattttaggtAACTACAATTTGGAAAGGCATCCAATTTTTCTGTCAAAATCTTGcgaagaaaaggaaaggcaaaGCTGCTGTTCGGCAAAGAAAAATTTCACGCATGACTCTTTGACATTTCTGCAATGTCAGGGTTACTTAATGTATTGCTCCTCCTAATGGAAACTTCTATTTGCGCAATACCAATATCTGTTAGCCATATAGCTGTTGCATAACTGTAGTTCTCTCTCTAGAAGAGCACATAGTTATTTAGAGACCTTCTGTTGAAGCATTAGGCATTTTTTCAGCCTTCCATATATTCCTAAAATTTAGCTAAATATGAATGTCTTGAGTTGACCAAAAGTTGTCTTTAAATAAACTGGATTGTTAATGACTTGAACATGAGATATATTGGTCCTTTGATTTTGAAATAACTTGATTTGCTAATGAATTCAGAACTTCAGGACTTCTTTTGACTTGTTTTTCTGTGAAaggaatttgaaataaaaaaaaattaatggtaggagtaggggtgcaaacgaatcgagccgctcgagctcgagctcgaatatatatataaatataaatatattttttatttttattttaatagtaaaattacataaatatccttaatattttattatttattaagaaaaaatattattttattaattttttaaaaaataaaataattatttttatttttttcgagctcgagcttaaaaattgtcagctcgtcgagctcgagctcgagttcgagttcgagttcgatgaAATTAAGTCAaggctcgactcgataaggttaAAGCTCGACTGGggtcggctcgtttgcagccctaggtAGAAGTGTATCTCTGATATGAACTTTACAATTTTGCGAACCTTTTACCCTAATCTTTTGAATGCAAAAGCAGATCTATTTGCCTTTGCAGTTGACTAAGAATAGACATATGAGTTTATATGTTTTAAAGCATCAGACTTGGTGCCTGCAAGTCTGAGTGTACTTTTTTTCTTTGGGGAGCAGTCTGAGTGTTACTTTACACGACATTCGTAAACACTTTTAGGGAGCGCAAGTATTACAAGTCCTAAATAAACTAGTTTAGACTGCCATCACTATCAAGTCacaacaatttttaaaccattcaAAACCTGAATGGTTTAAAATTTTTCTACACATTGCTGAGTATCTTTTTTTCTGTAAGAGATGAAAGTGCTGTTGCATTCTCCTTCGGTAACTCATTTATTATAATTTCTCAATTACGTGTCACAAATGACAGCTGACAGGCAACATGTGTTTTTGAGTCTTTTGACGTGGCTCTTTCCTTTGCAAGTTCTCTAAATAATAATGCTTTCCTACAGTCATCGTTGAACGGGTCAGCATCAAATATTCCTGACAGCTCTGGGCGGTCGTTTACAACGTCTTTCTCTGCTCAATCCGGTGCAGCCTCCCCTGTTTTTCATCATACAGGTTAGTACTTTGCTTGATtgtaaaattgatttttttttcctatcctCTTTATTTGAAAACTTCTTTTCTTATAGGAGGTATTCAGGGACTGCATAATATGCATGGAAGTTTTAATGTTCCCAACATTCCTGGCACACTTGGTTCAAGAAACACAACAATGAGTAATGTGCCATCAAGCGGGGTTCAGCAATCTGCTGGTAACCTCACTAGCGGACGTTTCACATCAAACAACATTCCGGTTGCTCTCTCACAGGTTACTGTCTCTCTAGTTGCATGGCAGATTAGTATTTCTTGTCTAGGCCTGTTTTATGGATCTGAGCTGTTGTCAGATCTATATCTACATGGACATCCATTTTGTTCATTGGTTATGTCGATCGGAGTTCTATCATTCTATTTTGATCCTTTTAGTACATAGATCCAGattctttttttctaaaacCGAGCAATTAGTGCTCTGCTGACACCTTAAAAAGTTGttctaataaatataaatacatatGTTTCATATGAAGATCAAAAGCTTGACCTGAATCTGAATCTGATTGGGTCTGATGGATCTGGATACAGATCTTTCGTTTGAGTATTGTCAAAGTTTTGGGTCAGGTTAGGATATGGAGTCTGTTAACTGGATGTGGGTCTAATCTGTTGACTGGTCACTGTTATTGGGACACACACTTGAATTTTTTGTTGAAATGGTAGAAGaaatatgataaatattttCCTCAGAAAGATTTTAAATTGTGCACACATTGACTTTGTAGTCATTTAATTTAGGTATTGACTCATGTTCCTTTCATCCCCTTCCAGATATCTCATGGCAGTTCTCATGGCCATTCAGGGATGACAAATAGGGGTGGCATGAGTGTCATTGGAAGTCCTGGATACAGTAGTAGCACAAATGGTGTTGGTGGTTCTATTCCAGGGATTCTCCCAACTTCTGCAGCTATTGGTAATCGTAATGCTGTCCCCGGATTGGGGGTGTCTCCATTATTAGGAAATGCTGGGCCACGAATTACAAGCTCTGTGGGTAACATTGTTGGTGGGGGCAACATTGGACGGAGTATGAGTTCTGGTGGAGGATTGTCTATGCCTGGTCTTGCTTCTCGCCTGAATTTGACTGCCAACAGCGGTTCTGGAAATCTAAATGTCCAGGGACCAAATAGGCTAATGAGTGGTGTTCTCCAACAAGGTAACGACCTTGATATGATATTTCCTTCTTGTGTTTGTATCTCCTCTATTATCTTAAGTGTGATTTAATTAAGCAAGCGTTGGCCACCTTTTGTTTGTCTGTCATTCAGTTTCTGGATTTTggcttgattttcctttttctgattTCTGGGAGTCCGTATCATGCTTTTTTGTAAATCTTATATTCAACATTGTAGTTATGCTACTTTTAGGGGCAAGAAGTTGATGATTCTACTCAAACTTAGTAGTTGATTCATCCTCAGAGAATTAGGGAATGCTCTTCATAGATAAGCTTTAACAGCGTAAATTAGTTGTGAACAGTTTTTATGCTTGGAGAGTATACATCAGGCAATCTTTTTTCTCTCTGTTAGTAGTTTGGTGGATCTCTGTAAATGCAAGGACAAGTTCATgcaattgaattttcttttaAAGAATTAAGGTTCCTTGAACATTGGTCACCCCATGTTTGCCACCTGTGATATTTCAAGTTACAAGAAAGTAGAGAAGGAAATATTTTGGTTAGATTTTTTGAGCTTCAAACATTTCCTCCCCAGAAAATCATTCAGACTTTTGGTAATTCTCCTCCCCGCACCAACCAcccaccccccccccaaaaaaaagtcTAGCCATCATGCAATTACTCCTTACTTTTGTGGTGCTGTTAGATACTCATCTGATTGATTACTGTTTTTGGAATTTGATTTTGGTATTAAATTACCATTGTCTTGGCAAAGAGCAAATAATAGGTCAAATGCATGAATATTGTGTAATTTTATGTTGACAGTTTGTGGATTCAGCTTCTCCACAGGTCATTTCTATGCTAGGAAATTCCTACCCTTCTGCTGGTGGCCCACTTTCTCAAAACCATGTACAAGCGGTGAATAATCTAAATTCAATGGGGATGTTGAATGATGTAAATTCGAATGATGGTTCTCCATTTGACATTAATGATTTCCCTCAACTGTCCAGCCGCCCTAGTTCTGCTGGAGGGCCTCAGGGACAATTGGGTAGTTAAATTTCCTAATCTTTGGTTCAATAATTTCTTGAGATACTTATTCAGCACTACTCAACATATAAGTAAGCTTAACACCTTTCAGGATCGTTGCGCAAACAAGGTCTTAGTCCTATAGTTCAACAAAATCAGGAGTTCAGCATTCAAAATGAAGACTTTCCTGCTTTACCAGGATTTAAAGGTGCTTACTCTTTTAACATTTAATACGATAATGTCAGTTAAACATGCAACCAGGTGGGTTTTACTTGTCATCATGCTCATATTTTACTGCTTTGCTTGAGTAAATATGTAAGATAAAGAGAATTCTTGACTACAATAAACAATATCTTTGGAGTAACTCCAACGATATGTTGCCAGCATGCTGCTTTAATTAACTAGTGCTCCATTTGAGTGCTTCTCCTCTCCTGCAGTTCACTTGGTGTTATGTCTCTGTCTTTTCTGGCTAACAGTtttgaggtttttttttcttttttattgtttttctgAAAGAGTCTTAACAGAATAGAGAGTCTAGAGTAAGACAACATTTCATTCAAGTTGTAATTGCTTTGGCCTGTTTGCTTGCATGTTGACCCTGTACTCAAGGGTGAACCTTGAGCATacttaaatgttttttttttcaagcatACTTAATGTTACATGTTGTTTTATGTGATGGTTGTTGGgcttgaattttatcccaccaaccgttTATTTGTtgggcttgggttttatccGACCAACCTTTtaggataaaacccaagcccaACAATGATCTATTAATTTGCCTTTGCCAATGGAGCACATTGCACATTTGAAATGGTAGGTGCTGGAAACTGCTTTTTTCAAATTTAGCTACTGCAAATAGATTTCACTTCGCTGTCTGagtttcctctctctctctctctctctcttgtttgggCTTCACATGGGAGGTCTTTGGGGGCTAGTCAAGGTCTTAAGTGCGTTAGGTAAAGCCATGGGCCATAATTCCCCCTAGTCCAGAACTTGATGCTTGCAGTAAAAGTCTATCTAGTTACATCTCCAAATCTTTTACTTATCTTTCTGATTCTGATTTGTTTAACCATTTTATTATCAGGTGGAAATGCAGATTATGGGATGGATCTACAGCAGAAAGAACAAGTCCATGACAATGCTGTTTCTCTGATGCAACCTCAGCAATTTTCTGTTAGTTAAATGCAGCCAAAACTTGAGCATCTCTTGCTATTTGAATCAATGCTTCAGTCCTGTACTCATATTTCATATGTTTCAACCTCCAGATGGGAAGATCTGCTGGTTTCAACCTAGGGGCCGCATACTCATCCCACCGTCCACAACAGCAGCAACATACTCCCTCTGTGAGTAGCAGTGGTGTCtccttttcaaatttaaataacCAGGATCTACTCCATTTGCATGGATCAGATATGTTTCCCTCGTCCCATCCAAACTATCACCAGCAGGTATGCCGACATACTGCTATACTGCATCAGTGAACTACTCTATTACTGTTGTCATTAGTATCCTGTTTGAGCTTTCTGTTATTTGCTTAACCAAAATGTGTCTCTCTTTTAGTTTAGAGTTCCAGTTTCCTGTTTGGCTAATACTTCGTAATTTTGTACATCAGAACTTATAGAGTTCCTTGCGCGTTGTCTACTTTAAAAAGCTATTGAAGTTAGTTGAAGATTATAAAATTATTGCTTTATGATGGATTTGAGATTCTCAGTGAAAGAAGTAACTCATATGTGGTTTTATATGTGGATGCATTATCTAACATTTAATGGCTGTTTTTGGTTTCAGACAAGTGGTCACCCTGGCATAGGATTACGGCCTCTTAATTCCCAGAATACAGTTTCTGGTATAGGATCTTATGACCAGCTTATCCAGCAATACCAACAGCACCAGAATCAGTCGCAGTTCCGTCTGCAGCAATTGTCTTCTGTAAGCCAACCATACAGGGATCAAGGACTGAAGTCCATGCAAGCCTCACCAACTGCTCCTGACCCATTTGGTTTGCTTGGTTTACTAAGTGTTATAAGAATGAGTGATCCTGATTTGACATCTCTTGCACTTGGAATTGATCTAACGACTCTTggattgaatttgaactctaCTGAAAATCTTCACAAAACATTTGGTTCTCCATGGTCTGATGAACCTGCCAAAGGAGATCCAGAGTTCACTGTGCCACAGTGTTACTATGCAAAACAACCTCCCCCACTAACTGTGAGCCATCAATTGATTGTTATCTAGATTGCTTCTGCCTTTGTCCCTTTTGGTTTGCTCtaatctttcttttgttgtctGCAGCAAGCTTACTTTGCAAAATTTCAGTTAGATACATTGTTCTACACATTCTACAGGTAGATAgattatttattcattttgaCTTTATTACTGTTCCATGAGTCATGCGTTTGAAAAAATCCCATGCTAAGATTCAATTTTGTTCTTGGTATACTAAAAACAGCATcctgcttttctttcttttgtgcaGCATGCCAAAAGATGAAGCTCAGTTGTATGCGGCCAACGAATTGTACGGTTTTGCTTGTTATAAAAGCCATTCCTGTAGAGTAGTTGCACTTTTCTTTTGGTGCTAACCTTGAACAGTATTTTCCCTTTTAAGTTCTTCAAATGATTGTAGCTTCTAAATTGGTCTTTTAGCTATAGTTATAAGGATAgtattttgaaactaagagtAGCTTTATACATGCTTGCAGGCATAATCGAGGCTGGTTCTTTCACAAAGAACTTAGATTATGGTTTACAAGGGCTCCTAACGTGGAGCCTCTTGTCAAGACAAATTCATACGAGAGAGGATCCTATATTTCCTTTGATCCAAACACATGGGAGACGATTCGCAAGGTATGATACCATGAATATCGTTCTAATTTATTTGCCATGTTTGACCATAGTTTCACATCAAATGTAGTATCAAACTGACACATACTGTTGAATGCAGGATAATTTTGTACTCCACTATGAAATGTTGGAGAAGAGACCAACTCTACCGCAACATTGACAGTGATGTAGACAATGGTGTGCAGTTTCATGTGTAAATCTTCTGTTTGCTGTACTTTGTAGAAGAATAGTTGGTAAGCCTCCCTTAGTACTTATTGTAAGGCCATTCTGTGGATTGTTGAACCAGTCTCCTTATGGTATCAACACTTCCGTATCCTTTACctgaaattttaaagaaaagcatttcatttacaagcTTCAGATTTTAGAAAGATATGTTTTGTCTCTGATATTGAGGTTTCTTgatgcattttgattttggaTAAATAGTAATTATGTTTACTGAAAGTTCTAGTCAAACTTTTGCCTGGCTCTCTCTGCTGCATCGAATTATCATACTACCAAAGGAATAAAGACTGCAATTTACATGCGTTTGCTCTCTCTATGACTTCAAATTTCATCTGCTCTATAGTGAGCTTGAGGGTGTATGGAAAATTGTAATCTCGGATCCATGCGAGTTGGCATTTGACAAGAAGTACATGAATTCAATTGAAGTTTCGTGCttatttttttcaaactaaTTGGAAAATAAGAAACGACAAAGAATACAACACTCGCGGCGCTCTCAATCACCCATCGTCTATACTTGGTTCTCGTTGGAGTCAAAACCCCGAATTTTTCCACTAAATAGCACTATAATCTTTCTACCGGTTGATGCTGGGGGTGACATTATTTTCACACTGGATGAACAAGATAAACAATTAAATTTATTTAGGGTCTCAAATCTCATTACTGGGATTTACTAACCTGAGCTAACATAAAATGGTTCATGTGTTTCGGCCGACCGAGATTGATAAAACACAATGCTCTCATTCAACCGTTGATTACCAAAGATGCCATCAACTGTCAAAAACTTTTATCACCTTTCTGAAGTCAGTGTACCATTCATTCCAATATCTCTTTCGTCATTCCAGGTTGACTAGTGCCAAAGAGTAATGTAAAAAGGAGGGAAACAAAATCAATGGTTTAAATATGAAGGGTGCAATTTGGACAGACGGCAATTCCACATTGCTAAAGTTGCTCAAGACCAACTGCGACACTAATCTTTCAAGCGAGAATAGAACAGCAAGCCTTGGTATTCACAAACAGAAATGAAAGAGAGAAGGTACCACGAAAGAAAATGGATTGCTAGCATTCATGTCGAAGAAAACTTTAGCATGTTGATTTACACCAATCGAGGTTGTGATGTACCCAGCACTAAACCTTTCAATGCAGGCACCAAATTCTCCAGCAGCTCCCTCTTGCTCAAAATTCTATCAGATGTACAATCTTCCTCCTAAATCATTACAAAGGGTTAACAGATATAAATCTTTCACAATCAAATGCAAGAAATACCATTGTTTTAACACAACAGAAACCAATTTGTTAGGAAATGTAAAACGACGATGGAAGCATCAAAATATTGCAAATATGATCTCATATTTCCAGTGAATTaccagaaaatgaaaaagaaaaaactcacAGAGCTAGTTGTCCCAGACATGAGTGCTAAAAGAGCAACAGTTGCAGCTTGGTAATCAGCTAAGACCTTAAATGCTGGATCATCCAATTTATCCTGCCAAAATAGCCATGAAGTGGCATTACTTGGAAAGACAAAGAAGTTACTGCTGAAAGGATAGAATCACCTGAAACCGTAGTCAAAACCATGACTCACTCCCGAATCTACTTATTGCAAGTATATTCCCAGAAGCATATGCAGTGGAGATAAAAGACTTGGTTGGAGTGGAGTTCTTGCAACCAAGAACTAAAGCTGAAGCTAAAGCTAAATTGAAAGCATACTATTACTTATTGAAACTAAATTGAAGCTAAATTGAAACCATGACTCACTCCAGAATTTACTTATTGCAAGTATATTCCCAGGAGCATATGCAGTGGAGATAAAAGACTTGGTTGGAGTGGAGCTCTCGCAACCAAGAACTAAAGCTGAAGCTAAAGCTAAATTGACAGCATAGTATTGAAACTTATTGGAATTTATCTTTTGCTTAATTTAATTTATCAAGGTCAAGGAATCATTACATGTGGCATGACCAGGCCCCTTAAGCATTTTCTCTCAATCAACACATCTATTCCTTAAATTGGAATAAATGATAAATTATTATGGGGTAGGGTGAAATTGCACGACGACGACTCAAAGAATCTATTTGATACTTGGACAACTAGAGATAAGCTTGTACCTTCAGTCGAGATACTGCAATTGAAATTGCCCTTCCTGGAGCTTGGAGAGCTCTTCCATGAATCTATGATTTAGAGAAGCAATTACagatagaaaaataaagatGCAAAGCACGCATCAGTTAAATTAAGATTGATTTGAAGttatgaataaataaaagaaactaaAGTCTGACCTGTACATAAAGGagagaaacaacttttggtagaAGGGAAATAGGGTCAGTTTCATCAGAAATTTGAGACGTCAAATCCTAGAATAAAACGTCATGTCACAAATTCTAACAGATACATATGGTCATCaacatggaaaaaaaattagagtcGAAAAGAGAACAGTACTGTCAAGAATTAAGTCTCCATGCTCAATTAACCCATAATGAAAGATATCAGGAAATGTAAATTCAACTTCACAGTATTTGGAGCTTGCTTCTTAAATAGCAGGTAAGTATATAGAAAAGAAAGTATCAAATTTTATTGTGACATAAGATGCTATTATGTGCATTattttaaggaaaataaaaatcagcCATAGGATATGATACCATGGCTCCATAGCCGGCAGCACGAGCTTGAAGTATGAAAACAGCATTTCTACATGCCAGATTAAGACTGCATGTATCTCACTCTTTCCAAGCCCATTTGCGGCTGGAGCCTAGTACACCACAACTGCCCTTAGAGCAGTGGCATATAACAAAAATAGAGCCCAACTATTCAAGTCAACCGAATTCCCAATCGTGAAAACAGGAAACTATTCTCAGCACATGCCGCATTTGTGCATACCCTAGTTGAAGACAACTTTAGTAACACAATCACTACTTAACCAAGAAATGCATCCAGGCATACCTTACGATACGAATGCAGAAGACTTCTTTCCAGTTTCTTATCAAGCTTCTTCAAAATTAACCCACTGCAAAACCCGCCAAGAGAAATTAGGTTCTTTCCATTTCACTCTGATAACTGCAATTAATATGATAGACAAAATGCATCTTCTAACCTTTCTTCTGCAATTGCACGTAGAGCAGTCATAAAAGTTTCAACCCTCTGTTACATACAATAAAAGTAAGTCAAGCTGTCACATTAATAGTTCTATCAGAGGTGTTTCAGAGAAATAATCTTTATGAacaatgaggggaaaaggacaAACTAGAAGAAGCCAAGATGGATCATAACAACACCTAGGAGATTCAGCCAGTCAAAGCCCAAGTGATAAGCAGTACATGGTGAAACGTAATTGTGTAAATTCAGAAGTATCAGAAGTTCGCAAGCAACCAAATATTGGGAGAAGAGTAGAATATGTTaggctttttttttggggggggggggggggggggggggggggggggggaggatgTGGTGTGGGGATTTCTGTTGTTATAGTAGCCTCTGAGTAAGAGGATAGTCCTTACCTTAGCCTCCAAGGCTTCAACCAGTGCAAGTGCCTTGACTGAAAGGGGTCGTGCTAAACTTTTAGcctacaaaaaaattaaaggtTGAAATCTTAATCCAAACATT is drawn from Coffea arabica cultivar ET-39 chromosome 1c, Coffea Arabica ET-39 HiFi, whole genome shotgun sequence and contains these coding sequences:
- the LOC113728550 gene encoding probable NOT transcription complex subunit VIP2 isoform X1 yields the protein MSGLLNSSLNGSASNIPDSSGRSFTTSFSAQSGAASPVFHHTGGIQGLHNMHGSFNVPNIPGTLGSRNTTMSNVPSSGVQQSAGNLTSGRFTSNNIPVALSQISHGSSHGHSGMTNRGGMSVIGSPGYSSSTNGVGGSIPGILPTSAAIGNRNAVPGLGVSPLLGNAGPRITSSVGNIVGGGNIGRSMSSGGGLSMPGLASRLNLTANSGSGNLNVQGPNRLMSGVLQQASPQVISMLGNSYPSAGGPLSQNHVQAVNNLNSMGMLNDVNSNDGSPFDINDFPQLSSRPSSAGGPQGQLGSLRKQGLSPIVQQNQEFSIQNEDFPALPGFKGGNADYGMDLQQKEQVHDNAVSLMQPQQFSMGRSAGFNLGAAYSSHRPQQQQHTPSVSSSGVSFSNLNNQDLLHLHGSDMFPSSHPNYHQQTSGHPGIGLRPLNSQNTVSGIGSYDQLIQQYQQHQNQSQFRLQQLSSVSQPYRDQGLKSMQASPTAPDPFGLLGLLSVIRMSDPDLTSLALGIDLTTLGLNLNSTENLHKTFGSPWSDEPAKGDPEFTVPQCYYAKQPPPLTQAYFAKFQLDTLFYTFYSMPKDEAQLYAANELHNRGWFFHKELRLWFTRAPNVEPLVKTNSYERGSYISFDPNTWETIRKDNFVLHYEMLEKRPTLPQH
- the LOC113728550 gene encoding probable NOT transcription complex subunit VIP2 isoform X2, with the translated sequence MHGSFNVPNIPGTLGSRNTTMSNVPSSGVQQSAGNLTSGRFTSNNIPVALSQISHGSSHGHSGMTNRGGMSVIGSPGYSSSTNGVGGSIPGILPTSAAIGNRNAVPGLGVSPLLGNAGPRITSSVGNIVGGGNIGRSMSSGGGLSMPGLASRLNLTANSGSGNLNVQGPNRLMSGVLQQASPQVISMLGNSYPSAGGPLSQNHVQAVNNLNSMGMLNDVNSNDGSPFDINDFPQLSSRPSSAGGPQGQLGSLRKQGLSPIVQQNQEFSIQNEDFPALPGFKGGNADYGMDLQQKEQVHDNAVSLMQPQQFSMGRSAGFNLGAAYSSHRPQQQQHTPSVSSSGVSFSNLNNQDLLHLHGSDMFPSSHPNYHQQTSGHPGIGLRPLNSQNTVSGIGSYDQLIQQYQQHQNQSQFRLQQLSSVSQPYRDQGLKSMQASPTAPDPFGLLGLLSVIRMSDPDLTSLALGIDLTTLGLNLNSTENLHKTFGSPWSDEPAKGDPEFTVPQCYYAKQPPPLTQAYFAKFQLDTLFYTFYSMPKDEAQLYAANELHNRGWFFHKELRLWFTRAPNVEPLVKTNSYERGSYISFDPNTWETIRKDNFVLHYEMLEKRPTLPQH